The Halobacterium sp. CBA1132 genome has a segment encoding these proteins:
- a CDS encoding amidohydrolase produces MTTLQIAGGRVLHPDFSVSEADVLVDQSSGEILDVGETEPGDERLDAEDSLVIPGLVNAHCHAAMTLLRGYADDKPLDAWLQEDIWPAEGELTEGDVRAGADLALVEMIRTGTTAFADMYFHVPEIAEAVEEAGLRARLGHGVVTVGKDEGEAHRDNDESIEVARELDGAAGGRIKTAYMPHSLTTVGEEYLREFVEKAREHGIPLHYHANETVDEVEPIVDAEGERPIEYADDLGMVTDEDFLAHGVHTDAAEHDLLAERGASVVHCPASNMKLASGMAPVQAMRDAGVNVALGTDGVASNNDLDLFDELRDAAMLGKLAADDAAAVPAEAAVEMATAGGARALGFDSGRIEAGANADLAVVDFSAPHLTPVHDYVSHLAYAATGQDVRHTVCDGEVLMRDRELQTLDEAAIREQAETRAAAVVERAE; encoded by the coding sequence ATGACCACACTGCAGATTGCGGGCGGGCGGGTGCTCCACCCGGACTTCTCCGTCTCCGAAGCGGACGTGCTCGTGGACCAGTCGAGCGGCGAGATACTGGATGTCGGGGAGACGGAGCCGGGCGACGAGCGGTTGGACGCCGAGGACAGCCTGGTGATACCGGGGTTGGTGAACGCGCACTGTCACGCGGCGATGACGCTGCTGCGGGGGTACGCCGACGACAAGCCCCTCGACGCGTGGCTCCAGGAGGACATCTGGCCGGCCGAAGGAGAACTCACCGAGGGCGACGTGCGGGCGGGCGCGGACCTCGCGCTCGTGGAGATGATTCGGACGGGGACGACGGCGTTCGCGGACATGTACTTCCACGTCCCCGAAATTGCCGAGGCCGTCGAAGAGGCAGGCTTGCGGGCGCGACTCGGGCACGGCGTCGTCACCGTCGGGAAAGACGAGGGCGAGGCGCACCGGGACAACGACGAGAGCATCGAGGTCGCCCGCGAACTCGACGGTGCCGCGGGCGGCCGCATCAAGACGGCGTACATGCCGCACAGCCTCACGACCGTCGGTGAGGAGTACCTCCGGGAGTTCGTCGAGAAGGCCCGAGAACACGGGATTCCGTTGCACTACCACGCGAACGAGACCGTCGACGAGGTGGAGCCAATCGTCGACGCGGAGGGCGAACGCCCAATCGAGTACGCCGACGACCTCGGGATGGTCACGGACGAGGACTTCCTCGCGCACGGCGTTCACACGGACGCAGCCGAGCACGACCTGCTCGCGGAGCGCGGCGCAAGCGTCGTCCACTGCCCGGCGTCGAACATGAAACTCGCGTCCGGGATGGCGCCAGTCCAAGCGATGCGCGACGCCGGCGTGAACGTCGCACTGGGGACGGACGGCGTGGCGTCGAACAACGACCTCGACCTCTTCGACGAGCTCCGGGACGCGGCGATGCTCGGGAAGCTCGCGGCCGACGACGCCGCCGCAGTCCCCGCCGAGGCCGCCGTCGAGATGGCGACCGCGGGCGGCGCGCGAGCGCTCGGGTTCGACTCGGGGCGCATCGAAGCGGGCGCGAACGCCGACCTCGCAGTCGTGGACTTCTCGGCGCCGCACCTGACGCCCGTCCACGACTACGTCTCCCACCTCGCGTACGCCGCGACCGGGCAGGATGTCCGACACACGGTCTGCGACGGCGAGGTGCTGATGCGCGACCGCGAACTCCAGACGCTCGACGAGGCCGCGATTCGCGAGCAAGCAGAGACGCGGGCGGCCGCTGTCGTCGAACGCGCCGAGTAG
- a CDS encoding adenosylhomocysteinase → MTTASPISERLDEVESARDAGRKKIDWAFEHMPILSSLRADFQENEPLAGETVGMALHVEAKTAALVETMADAGAEVAITGCNPLSTHDDVSAALDAHPSITSYAKHGVGDEEYYEAIDAVLDHDPTVTVDDGGDLVFRVHEHHPELIDTIVGGTEETTTGVHRLRAMDDDDALDYPVIAVNDTPMKRLFDNVHGTGESSLASIAMTTNLSWAGKDVVVAGYGQCGRGVAKKASGQNANVIVTEIDPRRALEAHMEGYDVMSMTEAAEVGDVFITTTGNRDVIVEDHFEQMQDGVVLANAGHFDIEIDLEALREMADSEQEVRDGVREYELPSGKRINVLAEGRLVNLATPVSLGHPVEVMDQSFGVQAVSIRELVQNADDYDAGVHEVPDHLDRKLAEIKLNAEGVELDNLSEEQEEYMTSWQHGT, encoded by the coding sequence ATGACAACTGCGTCGCCGATCAGCGAGCGACTCGACGAAGTCGAGTCCGCTCGCGACGCCGGCCGGAAGAAAATCGACTGGGCGTTCGAACACATGCCGATTCTCTCCTCGCTGCGCGCGGACTTTCAGGAGAACGAGCCGCTCGCGGGCGAGACCGTCGGGATGGCGCTGCACGTCGAAGCGAAGACCGCGGCGCTCGTCGAGACGATGGCCGACGCCGGCGCGGAAGTCGCCATCACGGGCTGCAACCCGCTTTCGACCCACGACGACGTCTCCGCGGCGCTCGACGCCCACCCGTCGATTACGAGTTACGCCAAGCACGGCGTCGGCGACGAGGAGTACTACGAGGCCATCGACGCCGTCCTCGACCACGACCCCACGGTCACGGTCGACGACGGCGGCGACCTCGTCTTCCGCGTGCACGAGCACCACCCCGAGCTCATCGACACCATCGTCGGCGGCACCGAGGAGACCACCACGGGCGTCCACCGCCTCCGCGCGATGGACGACGACGACGCCCTCGACTACCCCGTCATCGCCGTCAACGACACGCCGATGAAGCGCCTCTTCGACAACGTCCACGGTACGGGCGAGTCCTCGCTGGCCTCGATTGCGATGACCACGAACCTCTCGTGGGCCGGCAAGGACGTCGTCGTCGCGGGCTACGGCCAGTGCGGCCGCGGCGTCGCCAAGAAGGCCAGCGGGCAGAACGCGAACGTCATCGTCACCGAAATCGACCCGCGGCGCGCGCTCGAAGCCCACATGGAGGGCTACGACGTCATGTCGATGACCGAGGCCGCGGAAGTCGGCGACGTCTTCATCACGACCACGGGCAACCGCGACGTCATCGTCGAAGACCACTTCGAGCAGATGCAGGACGGCGTCGTGCTCGCGAACGCCGGCCACTTCGACATCGAAATCGACCTCGAAGCCCTCCGCGAGATGGCCGACAGCGAGCAGGAAGTCCGCGACGGCGTCCGCGAGTACGAACTCCCGTCGGGCAAGCGCATCAACGTCCTCGCCGAGGGCCGCCTCGTCAACCTCGCGACCCCCGTCAGCCTCGGCCACCCCGTCGAAGTCATGGACCAGTCCTTCGGCGTGCAGGCCGTCTCCATCCGCGAGCTCGTCCAGAACGCCGACGACTACGACGCCGGCGTCCACGAGGTCCCCGACCACCTCGACCGCAAGCTCGCCGAAATCAAGCTCAACGCCGAGGGCGTCGAACTCGACAATCTCAGCGAAGAACAAGAGGAGTACATGACCTCCTGGCAGCACGGCACATAA
- a CDS encoding formate/nitrite transporter family protein, which yields MGDATGSTSADEQTSSTGILGQQLEEGLNELERPTDGLALSALSAGLDIGFGPLLMAVVVALAAGEWGDPVLEIALANAYAVGFVFVVIGRSELFTEHTTLAVLPVLDGRATWQSLARLWGVVFAANVVGGAVFAGIAVVVAPAYGIADAAAFEAVATPLVAHGNAALFAGAVLAGWLMGLMSWLVAAAQETLSRAFFVWLVAATIGIAHLPHCIAGSVEVLLGVASGVVGPIAYGRFLVFATAGNVLGGVVFVSLLKYGHVVRGGD from the coding sequence ATGGGTGACGCCACCGGGTCGACGTCGGCGGACGAGCAGACGTCCTCGACGGGAATTCTCGGTCAACAGCTCGAGGAGGGCTTGAACGAGCTCGAACGACCGACGGACGGCCTCGCGCTCTCCGCGCTCTCCGCGGGGCTCGACATCGGATTCGGGCCGCTGTTGATGGCGGTGGTGGTCGCGCTCGCCGCGGGCGAGTGGGGCGACCCGGTGCTCGAGATAGCGCTCGCGAACGCCTACGCTGTCGGGTTCGTGTTCGTCGTTATCGGGCGGTCGGAACTGTTCACCGAACACACGACGCTGGCCGTTCTCCCGGTGCTGGACGGCCGCGCGACCTGGCAGTCGCTAGCCCGTCTCTGGGGCGTCGTGTTCGCGGCGAACGTCGTCGGTGGCGCGGTGTTCGCGGGTATCGCTGTCGTCGTCGCCCCGGCGTACGGCATCGCCGACGCCGCGGCGTTCGAAGCGGTCGCCACGCCGCTGGTCGCACACGGTAACGCGGCGCTGTTCGCGGGCGCCGTGCTCGCCGGCTGGCTGATGGGGCTGATGTCGTGGCTGGTCGCGGCCGCCCAGGAGACGCTCAGTCGCGCGTTTTTCGTGTGGCTGGTCGCTGCCACCATCGGCATCGCCCACCTCCCGCACTGCATCGCCGGCAGCGTCGAAGTCCTCCTCGGTGTGGCCTCGGGCGTCGTCGGCCCCATCGCCTACGGCCGCTTCCTCGTGTTCGCCACGGCCGGGAACGTCCTCGGCGGCGTCGTGTTCGTCTCCCTGCTCAAGTACGGGCACGTCGTCCGTGGTGGGGACTGA
- the hjc gene encoding Holliday junction resolvase Hjc, with translation MSNSNAKGNRRERELVNAFDERGFAVMRAPASGAATDRELPDVLAGDGSVFYAVEAKSSAGDPIYLTGEEVEALVYFSQNFGAKPKIGVRFDREDWYFFHPADVYQTDGGNYRVKKETAIEDGETFDDLQGHGEDDAEDNDIEDVLHAVEQGVLTPEEAASMLD, from the coding sequence ATGTCTAACTCGAACGCGAAAGGCAATCGGCGGGAGCGCGAGCTCGTGAACGCGTTCGACGAGCGCGGCTTCGCGGTGATGCGCGCGCCCGCCAGCGGCGCGGCGACCGACCGAGAACTCCCGGACGTGCTCGCGGGCGACGGCAGCGTCTTCTACGCCGTCGAGGCGAAGTCCAGCGCGGGCGACCCCATCTACCTCACGGGCGAGGAGGTCGAAGCGCTGGTCTACTTCAGTCAGAACTTCGGCGCGAAACCGAAAATCGGCGTGCGCTTCGACCGTGAGGACTGGTACTTCTTCCACCCGGCGGACGTCTACCAGACCGACGGCGGGAACTACCGCGTGAAGAAGGAGACCGCAATCGAGGACGGGGAGACGTTCGACGACCTGCAGGGTCACGGCGAGGACGACGCCGAGGACAACGACATCGAGGACGTGCTGCACGCCGTCGAGCAGGGCGTGCTCACGCCCGAGGAAGCGGCGTCGATGCTCGACTAG
- a CDS encoding SWIM zinc finger family protein, translated as MAPSTKSRQPPDDRSRRARREEMAVTALGDGTYEVRSPSGNVYDADLDAGECTCPDHQFRGVRCKHLRRVAIDVTLGEVPAPGERDATCAACGDDLFVDRETADPVYCDACTLDPGETAVDRETGKLVVVVESTDDRASDVRIAERGWSVADHHSNRDYDADDRVVDVLYPLERGVSPEDISPQDLRRYSFPRGRLERRD; from the coding sequence ATGGCTCCCTCCACGAAGTCCCGACAGCCGCCCGACGACCGGAGCCGCCGCGCCCGCCGCGAGGAGATGGCCGTGACCGCGCTCGGCGACGGAACCTACGAAGTCCGGTCGCCGTCCGGCAACGTCTACGACGCCGACCTCGACGCCGGCGAGTGCACGTGTCCCGACCACCAGTTCCGGGGCGTCCGCTGCAAGCACCTGCGTCGCGTCGCCATCGACGTAACGCTCGGCGAAGTCCCCGCGCCCGGCGAGCGCGACGCGACGTGTGCGGCCTGCGGCGACGACCTGTTCGTCGACCGCGAGACCGCCGACCCCGTCTACTGCGACGCCTGCACGCTCGACCCCGGCGAGACCGCCGTCGACCGCGAGACGGGCAAGCTCGTGGTCGTCGTCGAGTCCACGGACGACCGCGCGAGCGACGTCCGCATCGCCGAGCGCGGCTGGTCGGTCGCCGACCACCACTCGAACCGCGACTACGACGCCGACGACCGCGTCGTCGACGTGCTCTACCCGCTAGAGCGCGGCGTCTCCCCGGAGGACATCTCGCCGCAGGACCTCCGCCGGTACTCGTTCCCGCGCGGCCGCCTCGAACGCCGCGACTAG